Genomic DNA from uncultured Acetobacterium sp.:
CTATGATGACCATCTGCTGAACGCTAGCGTCCCCCTGCTTCAAAAATTTTCCGAAATCATCAATGACGCTGACAAAGATGGCTTTACTGCCGTTTATCACCAGGAGCAAATCATTGATTTCCACCCCGGCGATACCAGTGAATGGCTATATGGTGGAGCAATTGACATTGGCACCACCAGTGTCGTTCTCTATATCTACGACTTGAACAACGGAGAATTGATCCAGACCGAGTCCTCATTAAACAAGCAGATCAACTTCGGAGCTGATGTTATCTCCCGGATACTCTTTTGTCAGGAACAGGATTCCGCTTTAGCAGAGCTGAATCGCTGTATCCTATCTACCATCGACAACTTGCTTGAAAAATGCTATCTCAATCACCCCCATTTGCGTGCTCATCTCTATCAATTGATCCTCTGCGGCAATAGCACCATGCAGCATCTGTTTTTTAAGCTAAATCCTATTGCCCTGGGCGTTTTTCCCTTTTCCAATATCACCCAAAACAGCATCCTTACTCATAATGTCCACTGTGGCCTTAACCTTCCCGATTTTTCTATCATTGAATTTTTACCGCTTTTAGGCGGTTTTGTTGGAGCTGATACAACAGCAGTTCTTTTAACCTTACCTCAGGATGAAAAAAAATACCTGATGATTGATCTTGGCACCAACGGTGAAATAGCGGTTGGGAATACCCAGCAGTTTTATACCGCGTCCACTGCCTGCGGGCCGGCTCTTGAAGGCGCCAATATCGAATGTGGGATGCGTGCCTGTGAAGGTGCCATTGAAAAAATTACTCTTGATAATGATGTAATTTCCATTAAGGTCATCGGCGACATAGATCCCATTGGACTATGCGGTTCTGCTATTGTTGATGCCGTTGCAGTTTTAAGAACCGCGGGAATCATTGATGAAACTGGCTATTTTCTGACCCCTGACGAATACCATGAAAAACATCCAAACAGCTTATTGATAGCTCAGCTGGCTCTGTTAGAAACAGACGATGTTGTCTTTTACTTTTCCAGCGGGAAGGTACCGGTTTTTATTTCTCAAAA
This window encodes:
- a CDS encoding ASKHA domain-containing protein; this translates as MYKISFINQNKSLRVNGGTLANACTEAGFPLDLVCGGKGTCGKCSVSIESNGQKRNELACKFEISEDLTIYLESAQFLDQASLLTDHLKPQQISFNPSLSKTHFLPSEMTPELYDDHLLNASVPLLQKFSEIINDADKDGFTAVYHQEQIIDFHPGDTSEWLYGGAIDIGTTSVVLYIYDLNNGELIQTESSLNKQINFGADVISRILFCQEQDSALAELNRCILSTIDNLLEKCYLNHPHLRAHLYQLILCGNSTMQHLFFKLNPIALGVFPFSNITQNSILTHNVHCGLNLPDFSIIEFLPLLGGFVGADTTAVLLTLPQDEKKYLMIDLGTNGEIAVGNTQQFYTASTACGPALEGANIECGMRACEGAIEKITLDNDVISIKVIGDIDPIGLCGSAIVDAVAVLRTAGIIDETGYFLTPDEYHEKHPNSLLIAQLALLETDDVVFYFSSGKVPVFISQKDVRQIQLAKSSIFSGCMTLLKECNLTLDDIDELVLAGAFGNFIDINNALAIGLLPPMPTEKIISIGNGAGHGVQLCLLNQHENKRTKSIQARTKQVKLADSPDFMEAYIMNMNFN